One Idiomarina loihiensis L2TR genomic window carries:
- the galU gene encoding UTP--glucose-1-phosphate uridylyltransferase GalU, whose product MVKKVVIPVAGLGTRMLPATKAIPKEMLPLVDRPLIQYIVEECAAAGLTDVILVTHSSKNSIENHFDTSFELETTLEQRVKRQLLAEVKAICPEKTTIMHVRQGVAKGLGHAVLCARPLIGDEPFAVVLPDVLVDDASCKLNRDNLAEMVKNFEASGHSQVMVEKVPQQDVNKYGIADINGAELSPGEQAGITQLVEKPSVEDAPSDLAVVGRYVFSADLWSLLEKTPVGAGNEIQLTDAMAMLLEKQPVNAYYMKGKSHDCGNKLGYAQAFVEHALRHPDLGADMKAYIQSLK is encoded by the coding sequence ATGGTCAAAAAAGTCGTTATTCCAGTAGCCGGGCTCGGAACTCGGATGTTACCTGCTACCAAAGCCATTCCCAAAGAGATGTTGCCGTTGGTCGATCGCCCCCTTATTCAATACATTGTTGAGGAATGCGCCGCTGCAGGTTTGACCGATGTGATTCTGGTTACTCATTCCAGTAAAAACTCGATAGAAAATCACTTTGACACGAGTTTTGAGCTGGAGACGACTTTGGAGCAGCGGGTAAAGCGGCAACTGTTGGCTGAGGTGAAGGCCATTTGTCCTGAAAAAACTACAATTATGCATGTTCGTCAGGGTGTTGCAAAAGGCCTGGGGCACGCTGTTCTGTGCGCGCGTCCATTAATCGGAGACGAGCCTTTTGCTGTCGTATTACCTGACGTTCTGGTTGATGACGCCAGTTGTAAGCTGAATCGCGATAACTTAGCTGAAATGGTGAAAAACTTTGAAGCAAGCGGGCATTCGCAAGTCATGGTCGAAAAAGTGCCGCAGCAAGACGTCAATAAGTATGGCATAGCCGATATTAATGGCGCGGAGTTGAGTCCGGGTGAACAGGCTGGTATTACTCAACTGGTTGAAAAGCCGTCAGTTGAAGATGCACCGTCAGATTTAGCCGTAGTTGGTCGCTATGTCTTTTCAGCTGATTTATGGTCGCTGTTGGAGAAAACACCGGTGGGTGCGGGCAATGAAATTCAGTTGACTGATGCCATGGCAATGCTGCTGGAAAAACAACCGGTTAATGCGTATTACATGAAAGGCAAGAGCCACGACTGTGGCAATAAGCTAGGGTACGCTCAGGCGTTTGTTGAACATGCTTTGCGACACCCGGATTTGGGCGCCGACATGAAAGCCTACATTCAGTCTCTGAAATAA
- a CDS encoding DUF6170 family protein — protein MALYFSSRHIPQLSNYSFTQRAMILSMAQEKMPVPRRLICNMAKLVPICLIFFFIVEVEGWWKVPALLAAGIGYPLFTQPINLNMSLPYLDKAIKQFEAQQSQ, from the coding sequence ATGGCTTTATATTTTTCTTCGCGTCACATTCCGCAACTGTCTAACTACAGCTTTACTCAGCGAGCTATGATTTTATCCATGGCACAGGAAAAAATGCCGGTGCCACGCCGCCTCATTTGTAATATGGCTAAATTGGTGCCTATTTGTCTTATTTTCTTCTTTATTGTAGAGGTCGAAGGTTGGTGGAAAGTTCCGGCTTTACTAGCGGCAGGTATTGGTTACCCACTATTTACACAACCCATTAATCTGAATATGTCACTGCCATACCTTGATAAAGCCATCAAACAGTTTGAGGCACAGCAGTCACAATAA
- a CDS encoding response regulator, with protein MPRAHIALIEDDPVFQSVVRQYLVNSGYDVCCADDGKQGIKLCQEECPDIVLCDLKLPDIDGLEVIEQLLKVCTQIPIIVISASEKMSDIREAVRLGAWDYLVKPVQDLSVIENAIENCLQRYQLEETYLHDVWELDAHIDILYQDDVIIGRLVEELLPDGPLNLNGYQFNCSINDSGKAPIWIDYRPLTEGRVLVIMAAAQNATEQNLLPLLVLKTLIDPLIRQHLSGHDNTLLAPGLLLQHLNHELCHSQVRTAFDALVGIVDTTKHSWLWAQAGDKFEPEPGAKPDLALGIWQHANFREHRIEHLHKLHCGYENTELIVTAVPQTV; from the coding sequence ATGCCCCGAGCACACATCGCATTAATTGAAGACGATCCGGTATTTCAGTCTGTCGTCAGACAGTATCTGGTAAATAGCGGTTATGATGTGTGTTGTGCTGATGATGGTAAGCAAGGTATTAAGCTTTGTCAGGAAGAATGCCCGGACATTGTGCTGTGCGATTTAAAACTACCCGACATTGATGGCCTTGAAGTCATTGAGCAACTGCTTAAAGTTTGTACTCAAATTCCAATTATTGTCATCTCCGCGTCTGAAAAGATGTCCGATATCCGTGAGGCGGTTCGCCTTGGTGCCTGGGATTATTTGGTTAAACCTGTGCAAGACCTTAGTGTGATTGAAAACGCTATCGAGAATTGTCTGCAACGTTACCAATTGGAAGAAACTTACCTGCACGATGTGTGGGAGCTGGACGCACATATTGATATTTTGTATCAGGACGACGTTATCATTGGGCGGCTGGTTGAGGAGTTGCTGCCGGACGGGCCATTAAACCTTAATGGCTACCAGTTTAACTGTTCTATTAATGACTCAGGAAAGGCTCCAATCTGGATTGACTATCGGCCTTTAACTGAGGGCAGGGTTTTAGTCATTATGGCTGCTGCGCAAAATGCAACGGAGCAGAACTTACTGCCTTTACTGGTATTGAAAACTCTTATTGATCCGCTTATCCGTCAGCATCTGTCAGGCCATGATAATACCTTGCTAGCGCCCGGGTTGTTATTACAGCACTTGAACCACGAGCTTTGTCATTCACAGGTGAGAACCGCTTTTGATGCTCTGGTAGGCATTGTGGATACGACTAAGCATAGTTGGTTATGGGCTCAGGCTGGAGATAAATTTGAGCCAGAGCCGGGAGCAAAGCCCGACTTAGCGTTAGGTATCTGGCAGCACGCCAATTTTCGTGAGCACCGCATAGAACATTTACATAAGTTGCATTGCGGGTACGAGAACACAGAGCTTATTGTGACTGCTGTGCCTCAAACTGTTTGA
- a CDS encoding MlaA family lipoprotein has protein sequence MKKYGFLILLSLFMVGCSSTPEDPYADPRDPFEDFNRDMWEFNRDVDKAVLKPAAETYEYVPQPIRNSLYNAVENLDEPSSFVNNLLQWKVADAGISLGRFVVNSTVGLVGLFDVATPMGLTKREESFGQTLAVWGVPEGPYLMLPLLGPTVVVDRGGDYADGQYFPYPLLSWPVDLARYAIKGLELRLRLRDQEQVLENSLDPYSFVKDVYYQRWQDQVFDGNPPIEEENFDDFDDDFDEDFDDYDE, from the coding sequence ATGAAAAAATATGGTTTTTTAATACTACTTTCCCTGTTTATGGTCGGGTGTTCATCGACACCTGAAGACCCTTATGCCGACCCACGTGACCCGTTTGAAGATTTTAACCGCGATATGTGGGAGTTTAACCGTGATGTTGATAAGGCGGTGTTAAAACCTGCCGCTGAAACCTATGAATATGTTCCTCAGCCAATTCGAAACTCATTATACAATGCAGTCGAGAACCTTGATGAACCTTCATCTTTTGTGAATAACTTGCTGCAATGGAAAGTTGCCGATGCTGGCATTTCACTGGGGCGTTTTGTTGTCAACTCCACCGTGGGTTTAGTCGGTCTGTTCGATGTGGCAACTCCTATGGGTCTTACCAAGCGCGAAGAAAGTTTCGGTCAGACCTTAGCGGTCTGGGGCGTGCCGGAAGGCCCTTATTTAATGTTGCCGCTTTTGGGCCCAACCGTTGTAGTAGACCGGGGGGGCGACTATGCCGATGGTCAATATTTTCCATACCCGTTGTTAAGTTGGCCGGTAGATTTGGCTCGTTACGCCATAAAAGGGCTGGAACTGCGTCTGCGCTTGCGTGATCAGGAGCAAGTACTGGAAAACTCCCTGGACCCTTACTCTTTTGTTAAAGACGTTTATTATCAGCGCTGGCAGGATCAAGTGTTTGATGGTAACCCGCCGATTGAAGAAGAAAACTTTGATGACTTTGACGATGACTTCGACGAAGACTTCGATGATTACGACGAATGA
- the ccmI gene encoding c-type cytochrome biogenesis protein CcmI encodes MSSLWLLMLLMLLVAVVFVFLATGKQRRYQKRQDENQRWYEQRLSELKEERSQHGLPEEDYQHAKQELDKTFLNDSQDVEESVNWQRAPVIVPVILLVVISSGLYWAFGSWQLQLQAEDAREQLPELGKRLLQQQNQQASREDLNTFALGLRQKLMREPDDAVAWWIYAGLMVDLGAGEDADEAFQKALELEPDRVNTLVSYSRFLLMSGTEGGQPKAARMLAHALQQEPDNIEALSLLGFVAFERQDWEQAINAWQLLKQRLPENSSRYQAVVNALENAKSQQEKSEVELKVTVKLSDEMRRYLPAEGTVFVYVTGSEQPMPAAVVRQPVSEFPMTVTLSNSNAMLPDYKLSDLDEWLVHARISQDEKIDRQMGDLEAETVAIQADGSTELTLTLSTRIDE; translated from the coding sequence ATGAGTAGTTTATGGTTACTAATGTTGTTGATGTTGCTCGTTGCAGTGGTGTTCGTATTTCTTGCTACAGGAAAGCAAAGACGTTATCAGAAACGTCAGGATGAAAATCAACGCTGGTACGAACAACGTTTGTCAGAGCTTAAAGAAGAGCGCTCTCAGCACGGGCTTCCGGAAGAAGATTATCAGCATGCAAAGCAGGAGCTGGATAAAACCTTTTTGAATGACAGTCAGGATGTTGAAGAAAGCGTTAACTGGCAAAGAGCACCTGTGATTGTGCCGGTAATACTTTTGGTGGTTATATCCTCAGGCCTTTATTGGGCATTTGGCAGTTGGCAGTTACAATTGCAGGCTGAAGATGCACGCGAGCAGTTACCTGAGCTGGGGAAAAGATTGTTGCAGCAACAAAACCAGCAAGCCAGCCGCGAAGACTTAAATACCTTTGCGTTGGGTTTACGGCAAAAGCTGATGCGGGAACCGGATGACGCGGTTGCCTGGTGGATTTATGCTGGGTTAATGGTTGATCTGGGAGCAGGTGAAGACGCCGATGAAGCTTTTCAGAAGGCTCTGGAACTTGAGCCTGACAGAGTGAACACCTTAGTCAGTTACAGCCGGTTTTTATTAATGTCCGGAACGGAAGGCGGGCAGCCTAAAGCGGCTCGTATGCTAGCCCATGCGCTGCAACAGGAGCCCGACAATATCGAAGCTTTATCATTACTGGGTTTTGTGGCCTTCGAGCGTCAGGACTGGGAACAGGCTATTAATGCATGGCAATTATTAAAACAGCGTTTACCAGAAAATTCCAGTAGGTATCAGGCAGTTGTTAACGCGCTGGAAAATGCAAAGAGCCAGCAGGAAAAATCTGAAGTTGAGCTAAAGGTTACTGTTAAGCTAAGTGATGAAATGCGTCGTTACTTGCCTGCTGAAGGTACAGTTTTTGTTTACGTTACAGGCTCAGAACAGCCTATGCCTGCGGCGGTTGTCCGGCAGCCCGTGAGTGAGTTTCCTATGACTGTGACCTTGTCGAATAGTAATGCCATGTTACCGGATTATAAGTTGAGTGACCTTGACGAGTGGCTGGTGCATGCACGTATTTCGCAGGATGAAAAAATCGATCGCCAGATGGGTGATCTGGAAGCTGAGACTGTCGCTATACAAGCTGACGGTTCAACCGAATTAACTTTGACTTTATCGACCCGGATTGACGAATGA
- a CDS encoding cytochrome c-type biogenesis protein: MIRSLLLAFVAVFVLTSTASAENENNYQFDSEQQRATYQQLTKELRCPKCQNQNIADSNAPLAEDMRDRSYQMLKEGKSREEIIQFMVARYGDFVHYQPPFTTATSILWWGPLLIVVIGIGVAIGLTRKKKAAVELTPQERERLQQLRKSGDE; the protein is encoded by the coding sequence ATGATCCGTTCATTGCTATTAGCTTTTGTCGCAGTGTTTGTATTGACTTCCACGGCATCAGCAGAAAATGAGAACAATTACCAGTTTGACAGCGAACAACAGCGTGCAACCTACCAGCAGTTAACCAAGGAGTTACGTTGCCCCAAGTGCCAGAATCAAAATATTGCCGATTCTAATGCGCCTCTGGCAGAAGATATGCGTGATCGTAGCTATCAGATGTTAAAAGAGGGCAAGTCACGCGAAGAAATTATTCAGTTTATGGTCGCCCGCTATGGCGATTTTGTGCATTACCAGCCACCTTTTACAACGGCTACCAGTATTCTTTGGTGGGGCCCTTTACTGATAGTTGTTATTGGCATTGGTGTAGCCATTGGCTTGACTCGCAAGAAAAAAGCGGCGGTTGAATTAACACCACAAGAACGAGAGCGTTTACAGCAATTGAGGAAGTCGGGCGATGAGTAG
- a CDS encoding DsbE family thiol:disulfide interchange protein, whose product MTKFRWFILFGPLVLFIGLVGFLLKGLGSDPTELNSALIDEPVPQFEVSDLYDTEVTYDQSVLHEGPLLLNVWATWCPTCRAEHEFLNELASRGVPIVGLNYKDDSREKAVNWLNTLGDPYTVNLFDPQGEVAFEFGVYGAPETYFIDHKGVIRYRHVGDVNERNWSNQLQGIYQQLLEEAE is encoded by the coding sequence ATGACTAAGTTTCGCTGGTTTATCTTATTTGGTCCGCTGGTTTTATTCATCGGCTTGGTGGGCTTTTTACTTAAAGGCCTTGGAAGCGACCCAACCGAGCTGAATTCGGCGTTAATTGATGAGCCGGTGCCACAGTTTGAAGTGAGTGATCTTTATGACACCGAGGTGACTTACGACCAGTCAGTGTTACACGAGGGCCCTTTGCTGCTTAACGTTTGGGCTACCTGGTGCCCAACCTGTCGCGCTGAGCACGAGTTTCTCAATGAGCTAGCCTCAAGAGGTGTACCAATTGTCGGCCTTAACTATAAAGACGACTCCCGGGAAAAAGCCGTTAACTGGCTAAATACACTGGGTGACCCTTACACGGTGAATTTATTTGACCCGCAGGGCGAGGTTGCGTTTGAATTTGGTGTTTACGGTGCCCCAGAAACCTATTTTATTGACCACAAGGGCGTGATTCGTTATCGCCATGTGGGTGACGTTAATGAACGCAACTGGTCGAATCAACTGCAAGGCATTTACCAGCAATTGCTGGAGGAGGCCGAATGA
- a CDS encoding heme lyase CcmF/NrfE family subunit, whose amino-acid sequence MIAEAGHLAIAIALAFSVLLAVYPLWGAAKGNGGMMALARPFAYGQFFFTAIAFALLVWGFVSNDFSIAYVAANSNSQLPVAYRVTAVWGSHEGSFLLWMLMQAGWIAAVAIFSRSMPLPMIARVLAILGLVSIGFYLFMLTVSNPFDPSLPLIPVDGRDLNPLLQDPGMIIHPPLLYMGYVGFSVAFAFAIAALMSGKLDAAWARWSRPWTLAAWIFLTLGIAIGSWWAYYELGWGGWWFWDPVENASFMPWLVGTALLHSLAVTEKRGSFKSWTVLLAISAFSLSLLGTFLVRSGVLVSVHAFATDPARGLFILILLGLVVGGSLILYGLRAGKMQSYSRYELLSREVMLLGNNVLLMAAMIVVFLGTMLPLVHKEIGLGTISIGAPFFNELYSWLVIPFALMLGLGPLMRWRRQAMQPLLKPLALALSLALILAYTLPKIWADELPALVVIALFLAFWVALATLTEVQQTVKQRKQGWAGLTKISGSHWGMVLGHLGFAVTLIGITLVSNYEQERDIALAPGQSVDVIGYNVVFESLQHREGPNYDADQGVFTVYKDGQEVTQLTSEKRFYRVQRTSMTEVGLDASLLRDIYIAMGEPLDDETWAIRFYIKPFVRWVWLGAIIMAIGGAMAFADKRYRKRGKKEMAND is encoded by the coding sequence ATGATTGCTGAAGCAGGACATCTTGCCATAGCGATTGCGCTGGCCTTTTCTGTATTACTGGCGGTTTATCCTTTATGGGGAGCGGCGAAAGGAAACGGCGGCATGATGGCTTTAGCCCGGCCGTTTGCCTATGGCCAGTTTTTCTTTACCGCTATCGCTTTTGCTTTATTAGTCTGGGGCTTTGTCAGTAACGACTTTAGTATTGCTTATGTTGCGGCAAACTCGAATAGTCAGCTACCGGTTGCGTATCGGGTTACCGCGGTGTGGGGGTCACATGAGGGCTCTTTTCTTCTCTGGATGCTAATGCAGGCAGGCTGGATAGCCGCAGTTGCGATATTTTCCCGCTCTATGCCATTGCCGATGATAGCCCGGGTGCTTGCCATTCTGGGGCTGGTCAGCATTGGCTTCTATTTGTTTATGCTAACGGTTTCGAACCCCTTTGATCCCAGTTTGCCTCTCATTCCTGTTGACGGTCGCGATCTCAATCCGCTGCTGCAAGACCCGGGAATGATCATTCATCCGCCATTGCTGTATATGGGCTACGTCGGTTTCTCTGTTGCTTTTGCTTTTGCTATTGCCGCTTTAATGTCAGGCAAGCTTGATGCAGCCTGGGCTCGTTGGTCTCGTCCCTGGACTCTCGCAGCATGGATTTTTCTGACACTGGGTATTGCCATTGGTAGCTGGTGGGCATATTACGAACTTGGCTGGGGTGGCTGGTGGTTCTGGGACCCAGTTGAAAATGCGAGCTTTATGCCATGGCTGGTAGGAACGGCATTACTGCACTCACTTGCCGTAACTGAAAAACGTGGCAGCTTTAAGTCCTGGACGGTATTGCTGGCTATATCCGCTTTCAGTTTGAGCTTATTAGGCACCTTTTTGGTACGTTCCGGCGTTTTAGTGTCAGTGCATGCGTTTGCAACCGACCCCGCCCGAGGCTTGTTTATTCTGATACTGCTGGGGCTGGTTGTCGGCGGTTCGCTTATTCTTTACGGCCTGCGCGCCGGAAAGATGCAAAGTTACAGCCGTTATGAACTGCTTTCACGAGAAGTGATGCTGCTGGGTAACAATGTCTTGTTAATGGCGGCTATGATAGTTGTGTTTCTGGGCACCATGCTACCTCTGGTTCATAAAGAAATTGGTCTGGGTACCATTTCTATTGGGGCACCTTTCTTTAATGAGCTGTATAGCTGGCTGGTTATTCCATTTGCATTAATGCTGGGTCTTGGACCCTTAATGCGCTGGCGCAGACAAGCTATGCAACCACTTCTGAAACCGCTGGCCTTAGCACTTTCTTTGGCGCTGATTCTGGCCTACACGCTGCCGAAGATTTGGGCCGACGAATTACCCGCGTTGGTGGTTATTGCGCTGTTTCTGGCGTTCTGGGTGGCTCTGGCTACACTGACCGAAGTCCAGCAAACGGTAAAACAACGCAAGCAGGGTTGGGCCGGGCTGACCAAAATTTCAGGTAGTCATTGGGGAATGGTTCTGGGGCATTTAGGTTTTGCCGTAACGCTTATCGGCATCACCCTGGTTTCAAACTATGAGCAGGAGCGCGATATTGCGCTTGCGCCGGGGCAATCGGTTGATGTTATCGGTTATAACGTTGTGTTCGAAAGCCTGCAGCATAGGGAAGGACCTAACTACGATGCCGATCAGGGAGTATTTACTGTCTACAAAGACGGGCAGGAAGTAACGCAGTTAACCAGCGAGAAACGTTTTTACCGGGTACAACGCACCAGTATGACCGAAGTTGGGCTCGATGCGAGTTTGTTACGCGATATCTATATTGCTATGGGCGAGCCGCTGGATGATGAAACCTGGGCCATTCGTTTCTATATCAAGCCCTTTGTCCGCTGGGTTTGGCTGGGCGCTATTATCATGGCAATAGGCGGCGCTATGGCATTTGCTGATAAACGTTATCGTAAGCGTGGCAAAAAGGAGATGGCCAATGACTAA